The Ralstonia wenshanensis genome includes a region encoding these proteins:
- a CDS encoding helix-turn-helix domain-containing protein: MRPAPTSPSSQPADPRVTADASVFGTLARGSRASLERVTNLGDGVTAAIWRNEHDEARYIQPEHHTLSVYLQGGYTTHRQDLPHLFGAPGRVCMLPAEHQSSWVIEQPMRFVHLYFPPDALAGHAVRLLDAEPRLFTLHDRTFIEDAHLAQACANIAQLDWTDLDDRMRANALANDTLSYLVQTQGRTRALAVRGGLAPHVCRRIAARIDAELHLPLSLGQLAAEANLSEFHFARMFRASFGAAPHEWVMQQRMARAQTLLRTTTLALATIAERCGFASASHFSRRFALQLGASPSRYRQAWQRG, translated from the coding sequence GTGCGCCCTGCCCCCACGTCCCCTTCGTCCCAGCCCGCGGACCCTCGCGTCACCGCAGACGCGAGCGTCTTCGGCACGCTTGCACGCGGCTCGCGCGCATCGCTTGAGCGCGTGACGAATCTGGGCGACGGCGTGACCGCCGCCATCTGGCGCAACGAGCACGACGAGGCGCGCTACATCCAGCCCGAGCACCACACGCTGTCGGTCTATCTGCAAGGCGGCTACACCACGCACCGGCAAGATCTACCGCACCTGTTCGGCGCGCCAGGGCGCGTGTGCATGCTGCCGGCTGAACACCAATCGAGCTGGGTGATCGAGCAGCCCATGCGCTTCGTTCACCTGTATTTCCCGCCCGACGCGCTGGCCGGTCACGCTGTGCGCCTGCTCGACGCAGAGCCCCGCCTGTTCACGCTGCACGACCGCACCTTCATTGAAGACGCCCATCTCGCACAGGCTTGCGCGAACATCGCCCAGCTCGATTGGACCGACCTGGACGACCGCATGCGCGCCAACGCGCTGGCCAATGACACGCTGTCGTATCTCGTGCAGACACAGGGCCGCACGCGGGCGCTGGCTGTGCGCGGCGGGCTGGCGCCGCACGTATGCCGGCGCATTGCGGCACGCATCGACGCAGAACTGCACCTGCCCCTGTCACTCGGGCAATTGGCGGCAGAAGCGAATCTGTCGGAATTCCATTTCGCGCGGATGTTTCGCGCGTCATTCGGGGCCGCACCGCATGAGTGGGTGATGCAGCAACGCATGGCGCGCGCGCAAACGCTGCTGCGCACAACCACCCTTGCGCTGGCGACGATTGCCGAGCGCTGCGGCTTTGCCAGTGCCAGCCATTTCAGCCGGCGATTTGCGCTGCAGCTCGGCGCGTCGCCGTCGCGCTACCGGCAGGCGTGGCAACGGGGCTAA
- a CDS encoding universal stress protein: MFTHILLPTDGSEQCRKAIDGALKLARATGCRLTAYTCIEEFPNMAYSAGVGECPHAHYMETVQGYAKDCIDRIAERAREEGVQFDSDVSQFAEPYLGILDAAKRHACDVIFMASHGHRSLMGRLLIGNETRKVLTYAHVPVVVYR; this comes from the coding sequence ATGTTTACCCATATCCTCCTGCCGACCGACGGCTCCGAGCAATGCCGCAAGGCCATCGACGGCGCGCTCAAGCTAGCGCGCGCCACCGGTTGCCGTCTCACCGCCTACACGTGCATTGAAGAATTCCCCAACATGGCCTATTCGGCCGGCGTGGGCGAGTGTCCGCATGCGCATTACATGGAAACGGTGCAGGGCTACGCGAAGGACTGCATTGACCGCATCGCAGAGCGTGCCCGCGAAGAAGGCGTGCAGTTCGACAGCGATGTGTCGCAGTTTGCCGAGCCCTATCTGGGCATCCTCGATGCGGCAAAGCGGCACGCATGCGACGTCATCTTCATGGCATCGCACGGGCACCGCAGCCTGATGGGGCGACTGTTGATCGGCAACGAGACGCGCAAGGTGCTGACCTACGCGCACGTGCCGGTGGTGGTTTACCGCTAG
- a CDS encoding Spy/CpxP family protein refolding chaperone yields the protein MTAVTSRVAGFAAGLLLSCAALAQTAGPGAVPLSPMPPMAPHGPGMMERGPGMGPGGPRGMGPHHGGAPFLRGLGLSEEQRDKIFAIEYAQMPDAREQRKAIEHARRDLHQMVASGQYDEARARALTESLGRAVAREAQLRAQAGAKIMQVLTPEQRKQVGEREAQRVAELESGEGGPEPVPMM from the coding sequence ATGACCGCTGTGACTTCCCGCGTGGCAGGTTTTGCCGCCGGACTTTTGCTTTCGTGCGCCGCACTGGCCCAGACCGCCGGGCCCGGCGCTGTTCCGCTCTCGCCCATGCCACCCATGGCACCTCATGGTCCGGGCATGATGGAGCGCGGGCCAGGCATGGGCCCCGGCGGCCCGCGTGGCATGGGCCCGCATCATGGCGGCGCGCCCTTTCTGCGTGGCCTGGGGCTGAGCGAAGAGCAGCGCGACAAGATTTTCGCCATCGAATATGCGCAGATGCCGGATGCGCGAGAGCAGCGCAAGGCTATCGAGCATGCCCGCCGCGACTTGCACCAGATGGTGGCGTCAGGCCAGTATGACGAAGCGCGTGCACGTGCCCTGACTGAATCGCTCGGCCGCGCTGTTGCCCGCGAAGCGCAATTGCGCGCGCAGGCCGGCGCCAAGATCATGCAGGTGCTTACGCCGGAACAGCGCAAACAGGTGGGCGAGCGTGAAGCCCAGCGCGTGGCGGAACTCGAGTCCGGCGAAGGCGGGCCGGAACCGGTGCCGATGATGTAA
- a CDS encoding response regulator, protein MILIIEDEPKLAALMTDYLRAAHYETEWLADGTHATQRVRETSPELVLLDLMLPGKDGLEICREVRAFSEVPIVMVTARVEEIDRLLGLELGADDYVCKPFSPRELVARIKTILRRVQRAGGVPESALQIDGAAYAATLRGQRLDLTPVEFRLLAALAGAPGRILSRSNLLEQIYDDHRIVTDRTVDTHIKNLRRKMEQVSPGTDMIHSVYGVGYRLDA, encoded by the coding sequence ATGATTCTGATCATTGAAGACGAACCCAAGCTGGCCGCATTGATGACCGACTATCTGCGCGCCGCTCACTACGAGACCGAGTGGCTGGCCGATGGCACGCATGCCACGCAGCGCGTTCGCGAAACCTCACCCGAACTCGTGCTGCTCGACCTGATGCTGCCCGGTAAGGACGGCCTGGAAATCTGCCGTGAGGTGCGCGCCTTCAGCGAAGTGCCGATCGTCATGGTGACGGCGCGGGTGGAAGAAATCGACCGCCTGCTCGGCCTCGAGCTTGGCGCTGACGACTACGTCTGCAAGCCCTTCAGCCCGCGCGAACTGGTGGCGCGCATCAAGACCATCCTGCGCCGCGTACAGCGCGCCGGTGGCGTGCCGGAGAGCGCCTTGCAGATCGACGGTGCCGCCTATGCCGCCACGCTGCGCGGCCAGCGCCTCGACCTCACGCCGGTGGAATTTCGCTTGCTGGCCGCACTGGCGGGCGCACCGGGGCGCATTCTGTCGCGCTCGAACCTGCTCGAGCAGATCTACGACGACCACCGCATCGTGACCGACCGCACGGTCGACACGCACATCAAGAATCTGCGCCGCAAAATGGAGCAGGTGAGCCCGGGCACGGACATGATCCATTCCGTCTATGGTGTGGGTTACCGCCTCGACGCCTGA
- a CDS encoding ATP-binding protein translates to MRPSFGITSKLFVALFMLSIVVALAMGAAVRWRFDANFLDYVNARESERMAVLAQGVEAAYTQHGNWDFLRNDRMAWFRLLRHEGARARANGMGGDRFDLPPGHRFDPLPPGPDRGLDRDMPPPGPPPAGSMPPHPPGEPPVPHSPIWLLDAQRNVIIGDGPPLGPNARWHELHHNGQTVGWLAMPPRVRVPEGADQAFQAQQLRATWIIAGLSVLLAALVAVLLARGLLAPMRRLTDAARRMADGDYATRVDVHSRDELGELAADFNHLAASLEANQKMRRQLTADISHELRTPLAVLRGELEALEDGVRPLTATSLASLQAEVSTLSKLIDDLYELSLADVGALAFHMEPLDLADTVCSAVQGFTSRLMEKGIALQLDVPAAPSHATMVKGDAQRLRQVMQNLLENTLRYTDAGGTLRVHVHQDGDWQQIDVQDSAPGVPEAMLPRIFDRLFRVDASRSRAQGGAGLGLSLCQTIVAAHGGTIDARHSPLGGLWIAIRLPILDVLDPLADHDSDH, encoded by the coding sequence ATGCGCCCGTCTTTCGGTATTACCTCCAAGCTGTTCGTTGCGTTGTTCATGCTGAGCATCGTTGTTGCGCTCGCCATGGGCGCGGCGGTGCGCTGGCGCTTTGACGCCAACTTTCTCGACTACGTGAACGCGCGCGAATCCGAGCGCATGGCCGTGCTCGCGCAGGGCGTGGAAGCCGCCTACACGCAGCACGGCAACTGGGATTTCCTGCGCAACGATCGCATGGCGTGGTTTCGCCTGCTGCGCCACGAGGGTGCCCGGGCTCGCGCCAACGGCATGGGCGGCGATCGCTTCGATCTGCCACCAGGCCATCGCTTCGATCCACTGCCACCCGGCCCGGACCGCGGCCTGGACAGAGACATGCCGCCGCCCGGCCCGCCTCCTGCCGGCAGCATGCCGCCGCACCCGCCCGGCGAGCCGCCCGTGCCGCACTCGCCGATCTGGCTGCTTGATGCGCAGCGCAACGTCATCATTGGCGACGGGCCACCGCTCGGGCCGAACGCCCGATGGCACGAACTGCACCACAACGGCCAGACCGTCGGCTGGCTGGCCATGCCGCCGCGCGTGCGGGTGCCCGAAGGCGCCGACCAGGCATTCCAGGCGCAGCAGCTGCGCGCTACGTGGATCATCGCGGGGCTGTCGGTCCTGCTGGCGGCGCTGGTGGCGGTGCTGCTCGCACGCGGTCTGCTGGCCCCGATGCGCCGGCTGACCGATGCCGCACGCCGCATGGCTGACGGCGACTACGCCACCCGTGTCGACGTGCATTCGCGCGATGAACTCGGCGAGTTGGCTGCAGATTTCAACCATCTTGCCGCCTCGCTGGAGGCCAACCAGAAGATGCGTCGTCAGCTCACGGCCGACATCTCGCACGAACTACGCACGCCCCTGGCGGTGTTGCGCGGCGAACTGGAAGCACTGGAAGACGGCGTGCGTCCGTTGACGGCCACGTCGCTCGCGTCATTGCAAGCCGAGGTGTCGACCCTCAGCAAGCTCATCGACGATTTGTACGAGCTCTCGCTGGCCGATGTGGGCGCGCTCGCCTTCCACATGGAGCCGCTCGACCTGGCCGATACCGTGTGCAGCGCCGTGCAGGGCTTTACGTCACGTCTGATGGAAAAGGGCATTGCGCTGCAGCTGGACGTGCCGGCAGCGCCGTCGCATGCAACGATGGTCAAGGGCGACGCGCAGCGCCTGCGGCAGGTCATGCAGAACCTGCTGGAGAACACGCTGCGCTACACCGATGCCGGCGGCACGCTGCGCGTGCATGTCCATCAGGACGGTGACTGGCAGCAGATCGACGTGCAGGACAGCGCGCCGGGCGTGCCCGAGGCGATGCTGCCGCGCATCTTCGACCGCCTGTTCCGCGTGGATGCCTCACGCAGCCGGGCGCAGGGCGGGGCCGGTCTGGGCCTGAGCCTGTGCCAGACCATTGTCGCCGCACACGGCGGCACCATTGACGCCAGACATTCGCCGTTGGGCGGGCTGTGGATCGCCATTCGCCTGCCGATTCTTGATGTGCTTGATCCGCTAGCCGACCATGATTCTGATCATTGA
- a CDS encoding AraC family transcriptional regulator: MRGVEAVAADSGHTFPRHTHGQFGIGIVDRGAQKSFSGRGMVEAGAGDVITVNPFEVHDGTPIGDAGRAWRMLYLDPGVVAELATDLHPSHCGDVEFDRPVIHDADLAPRMRLLFAQMTVPAAQSDALLREQLLLSVLADALHAASHRASHHADEAPDAIRLARTRIDDDPAAAISLLDLAHETGLSRFQVLRGFARVTGLTPHAYQVQRRVALARRLIAQGLPLADVAAACGFADQSHMTRQFVRKYGVSPGMVAAAR, encoded by the coding sequence ATGCGCGGCGTGGAGGCGGTCGCCGCAGATTCCGGCCACACCTTCCCGCGCCACACGCATGGCCAGTTTGGCATCGGCATCGTCGATCGCGGGGCACAGAAGTCGTTCAGCGGACGCGGCATGGTGGAAGCCGGCGCAGGCGACGTCATCACGGTCAATCCGTTTGAAGTGCACGATGGCACACCCATCGGCGATGCCGGCCGCGCATGGCGCATGCTTTACCTCGACCCCGGCGTGGTCGCCGAACTGGCGACGGATCTGCACCCCAGCCACTGCGGCGACGTTGAGTTTGACCGCCCGGTCATCCACGACGCAGACCTCGCCCCGCGCATGCGCCTGCTGTTTGCGCAGATGACGGTGCCCGCCGCACAAAGCGATGCACTGCTGCGCGAGCAACTGCTGCTGTCCGTACTGGCAGACGCCCTGCACGCCGCCAGCCACCGCGCCAGCCACCACGCCGACGAAGCGCCCGATGCCATCCGGCTTGCCCGCACGCGCATCGACGATGACCCGGCTGCCGCTATCTCCCTGCTCGACCTCGCACACGAAACGGGCCTGAGCCGCTTCCAGGTGTTGCGCGGCTTTGCCCGCGTGACCGGTCTTACGCCGCACGCCTATCAGGTGCAGCGTCGCGTGGCCTTGGCGCGCCGGCTAATCGCCCAAGGCCTGCCACTGGCGGACGTAGCAGCCGCCTGCGGCTTTGCCGATCAAAGCCACATGACGCGGCAGTTCGTGCGCAAGTACGGCGTATCGCCGGGCATGGTGGCGGCGGCGCGCTAG
- a CDS encoding DMT family transporter, which yields MSNRLEGCLYLALAMVLVGSTVAASKIIAAGLPPFTATALRFAMALPLFLFIMRMTRTRWPVLARRDWALLFVQAGAGSVGYTTLLISGLRHTSAADAGVIIGTLPVMSALIAIVLLGERPGRAVLGAIGLATAGVLAIALQPRGGATHPLLGNLLVMGAVVCEGLFILLNKRLRTPVPPLALSALMSAFGLLTALLPALWEAPWQLHASTQATHALMAVAYYAIVPTAGGFVLWYAGAARVSGAEASLFTALAPVAAVVFAATLLDEAVSARQVGGIACVLAAVISLGLARAPRPATSTTS from the coding sequence CTGTCCAATCGACTTGAAGGTTGTCTCTACCTTGCGCTGGCGATGGTGCTGGTGGGCAGCACCGTGGCGGCCAGCAAGATCATCGCGGCGGGCCTGCCGCCATTTACGGCGACAGCGTTGCGCTTTGCGATGGCGCTGCCGCTGTTCCTGTTCATCATGCGCATGACGCGCACGCGCTGGCCCGTGCTCGCACGCCGGGATTGGGCACTGCTTTTCGTGCAGGCGGGTGCCGGCAGCGTGGGCTATACGACGCTGCTCATTTCCGGGTTACGGCACACGTCGGCCGCAGACGCGGGCGTCATCATCGGCACGCTGCCGGTCATGTCGGCGCTGATCGCGATCGTGCTGCTGGGCGAACGACCCGGGCGCGCGGTGCTCGGGGCAATTGGGCTGGCCACCGCCGGCGTGCTGGCCATCGCCCTGCAGCCGCGCGGCGGCGCGACACATCCGCTGCTCGGCAACCTGCTGGTGATGGGCGCCGTGGTGTGCGAGGGGCTTTTCATCCTGCTCAACAAGCGGCTGCGCACGCCGGTGCCGCCGCTTGCGCTGTCGGCGCTGATGAGTGCATTCGGCTTGCTGACGGCGCTGCTGCCCGCGCTTTGGGAAGCGCCATGGCAGTTGCACGCATCGACGCAGGCAACACACGCGCTGATGGCCGTGGCGTATTACGCCATCGTGCCGACCGCCGGTGGTTTTGTGCTCTGGTATGCCGGGGCCGCGCGCGTAAGCGGTGCAGAGGCATCGTTGTTTACCGCGCTGGCCCCTGTGGCAGCCGTGGTATTTGCAGCAACGCTGCTCGACGAGGCCGTCAGCGCGCGCCAGGTGGGTGGCATTGCTTGCGTGCTGGCAGCAGTGATTAGCCTTGGCCTGGCGCGTGCACCACGGCCGGCCACATCGACGACGTCTTAA